The region CATTTTCGGCAGAAGATGAGCACGAACAGTAAATTGGCTACGCTGGCTGCATGTAATACAGATGGAAAGATTGTTTTCGGGATCAAAGCCAACGGGCAGTCCGCGGCAGGTGCGGATTTGCACTCCCGGGCCTATGTGCAGGAGATTTTGAACGGAAGTGAATTTGCGGTATCCGACATCATAAAATCAGTACTGGAGGACCAATTTATCCTCGTTATGGCTGTGCCGGTACGGGATGATCAGGGCAATCTGATGGGTGCGTATTTGATGTCTGTGGATTGGCAGGCATATGCACAGAACATGATCGGAAATATTGCCATAGGAGAAGAAGGGTATCCCTATATTCTGGATGGCAAAGGACGCATCCTTGCCCATAAGGTGAATCAGAAACTGATAGCCAAAAACTTATCCAGTTATGACTTCATCAGGAAAACTCTTGAGGTCCCTGAGGGAACCATGAATTATGATTGGGAAGGCAGAGCAAAATTTCAGGTTTTTAAACGTGTGCCCTCCACCGGATGGGTGGTCTGCATGTCCGCCTATGTTTCGGACTTAACCCGTGCGGCCACCAAACAGCGTAACGCGTTGATCGGTATGGGTATTGTCATGGTTCTGCTTCTAGTCGTGGTTATTATTTTCACCATTCGCAAGCAGGTGACCGGGCCCATGGCATTAATTCGCGATTTTACCAGCAATATTTCGCAAGGCAATTTTGATGCCGAGCTGAACGGGAAGTTCGTCTGCGAACTTAAAGATCTTTCTGAAAATATATCCCATATGGTGGCGGAAATAAAACACAAACTCGGTTTCTCCGAGGGAGTCCTTAAAGGACTTGTGTTGCCCTGTTCCATCGTCGGTCCCGATAACAATATGCTATGGACAAACTCGCATCTTTGCGAATTAATTGAGAGTGAGCTCAGTCCGGAAGATGTCGTAGGCATGAATCCGGGCGAGTTCTTTTACAGAGACCGGACACGTAAGACCCTATCGCAGAAAGCTATTGAGGAAGAACGTCGGATTCAGCAGGAATCGGATTATGTTACCCTCAAGGGAGTAAATAAAAATGTAATGATTTCCACAACTCCTTTCTACGATATGGATAAGAAAATGCTCGGATCGGTAAGTATCTGGATCGATATGACTGAAATTCGGGAACAGCAGCGCAGAATTGAAGAAAACAACATCATGATTTCCGAGGCCGCCACCAGCGCCACTGAGGTATCAAATCAGGTTTCAAGTTTTTCAGATGCGTTGGCCGCGCAGGTTGAGCAATCCAGTCGCGGTGCAGAAGAGCAATCGGTTATGGCCAGTGAAGCCGCCACTGCTATGGATGAAATGAATTCAACTGTGTTCGAAGTTGCCCGTAACGCGTCAGTTGCCGCTGAATTGGCCGATGCTTCACAGCAAAAAGCCGGTGAAGGTGAGGAGAAAGTCATACAGGCGGTCAAAACAATTGAAATTATTCGGGCCCAGTCAGATCAGATGCAAAGCGATATGGCCGATCTCGGCCAGCAGGCCGACGGCATCGGTCACATCATGGGCGTGATCAGCGACATCGCGGATCAGACTAATCTGCTGGCATTGAATGCCGCCATCGAAGCAGCGCGGGCCGGTGATGCCGGTCGCGGTTTTGCCGTCGTCGCAGATGAGGTTCGCAAGCTTGCTGAAAGCACAATGAATGCAACAAATGATGTCGGGGAATATATTAAGCGTATTCAGGAAAGCACTAAGAAGAATATCGCCAATACCGAGAAGTCCAATAGATATATTGGCGACGTGACCGAGTTGGTCAATCAGTCCGGTAGTATTTTGAAGGAGATTGTCGAGAAGGTTTCCGATACCGCCGATCAGGTCAGGTCCATAGCCACTGCATCAGAAGAGCAGTCCGCGGCCAGTGAACAGATCAGTCGCTCTACCGGCCAGATCAATACCATTGCCGGTGAAACCGCTCAGGCCATGAACGAATCTGCGGAGGCAGTCAGCCGTATGTCCGACCTTGCAAAGGAACTTGATGGCATCATTGCCAATATGAAAGGATAGGCCGCTAAGTACCGGTCTGTATCCGGTTTAGAAAAAAGAGTCATACTGAAGCCCCGGCATGAAAACTGCCGGGGCTTTCTTGTTTTTATACAACGAAAGGAAAAGGTACTAGGTTAGTATTGAGGTCTTCTGCTAATAAATGATATAGCTTAGTCAGGAGTATCTATGCATTCAGTCTTAAGATTAGTTCTCTCGGCCTTATGCGGGGTTATTTTACTATGTCTGCTTTCCGCAGCCCAGAAATATCTTATGGGCTGGCCGATGCCTTTGAAATCGTTTATTGCTCCGATCCTGTTTGGTTTATTTACCGGTTCCGGTTTTTATTTTTATTCACTTTTTTTAGAAAAACATCGGAAAACAAAAGGATTGCTGTATGCCAGAGAAGCACAGCTGAATACTGTCCTGTCCGCCGCGCCAATCGGAATAGGGATGGTGACTGATCGTGTTTTTCAGGAAGTTAATGACTTCTTTTGCGAAATGACAGGATATTCCAGGGCGGAACTGATCGGTTCGTCTTCCCGGATGATATATCCAAGCGATGAGGATTATGACTATGTCAGTTCATACAAATATTCGCAGATCAAGGATAAAGGATCCGGAACAGTTGAGACGAGGTTTAAGCGTAAGGATGGTAAAATTTTACATGTCATTCTAAGTTCAAAGCCGCTCAATCAAGCGGACTGGTCGCAGGGAGTTTCGTTTACGGTACTAAATATCACTAAACGGAAGGAAGCAGAAAATTCACTGGCTAAACGCATAGTATTTGAGAGTCTGGTAAGTAAAATCGCGACTGACTTTCTTAATCTTTCAGTCGATCAGATTGATGAGGGGCTGACAAAATCTTTGGAGGATATCTGCCGATTCGCCGGAGTGGGCCGGGCGTATATATTCCTTATGCGCGGCAATTCAGCTGTTTGCGATAATACTCATGAATGGTGCGCGGAAAACATAGAACCGCAGATTGATGTCCTGCAGAATATTAATTTGCAGGACCCTGAAACACTGCTTTGGGAAAAGCTATGTAATAAAGAATCATATTACATTCCTGATGTTTCGGCGTTGCCTGACGATTTGCCGGACAAAGCCATTCTTGCGGAGCAGGACATATGGTCGATTCTTATCGAACCCATGTATTTTAACGATCAGCTTGTGGGGTTTGTGGGCTTTGATGCGGTCTATTCGTATCGTCACTGGTCGGAAGAAGATATAGATATCCTTTCCTTATTCAGCAAAAATATTTCCTTAATTCTTGAACGTAAGAAAGTAGAGGAAAAATTGATCGCGGCAAAACAGGGCGCGGAAGCGGCTAATACCGCAAAGTCGGAATTTCTCGCCAACATGTCTCATGAAGTCAGGACTCCTTTAAACGGAATTATGGGTATGCTGCAATTAATGCAGATCAGCGGACTCCGGGCAGAGCAGGATGAGCATTGTACTTTTGCAATGGAATCCTGCAGAAGGTTGACCCGGCTGCTGAGTGATGTACTTGATATCTCGAAGATCGAAGCTGGAAATCTACAGATAATTAATGTGGAATTCGACTTGGGGGAAGTTCTAAATTCTGTCTACTATTTGTTTAAACCGGTCGCGCTTCAAAAAAATGTTGATTTAATTTTTGATGTGGCCGGCAATTTGCCTCAAAAATTATCAGGTGACAGCAACCGGTTACATCAAATATTAAATAATCTGATCGGAAATGCCCTGAAATTTACAGATGCCGGCAGTGTCGTGCTGGAAGTCTCTCCGCTGAAAGTTAACCAGCCCGGTCTTCATAAAATTTTGTTTTCCGTTTCTGATTCGGGAATCGGTATATCAGACAATAAGCTGGAAAATATTTTTGATTCCTTTACGCAGGTAGATAACAGCAGAACCCGCAGTTATGAGGGGGCTGGACTTGGACTTGCTATTGTCAAGAAGCTTGTAAAATTGATGGGCGGCAGCTTGTCAATTACCAGTGAATTAGGGGTTGGAACAGCAATTTATTTTTGCATTGAATTTCAAGATCCTCAACAGAGTGTCGCCGTTGCGGACGACCTTTTGGAAGATGGCGATAATTTTATTAAAGAATTTAATGTTCTTGTAGCCGAAGATGAAAAAGTAAATATGCTTACCCTTAAGAGTTTTCTGCAAAAATTAGGCTGCACTGTATCAGTTGCCGGTGATGGTTATGAAGTCATTGAAGCTCTTAATGGAGAGCAGGATACTTTTGATTTGATATTTATGGATATTCAGATGCCGAATATGGGAGGAATTGAAACTACTTCACGTATCCGGTCCGGCGATGCAGGAACCTCAAACAGTGACATTCCGATTATCGCCTGCACCGCTTACGCCATGGCCGGAGATAAAGAGGAATTCTTTTCCGCCGGTATGGATGACTATCTCGCCAAACCGATACAGATAGGTGATGTTGAAGAGATTTTGCTGAAATATTCAGCCAAGGACCTGTAGAATCAGTATGTGCTAAGAGCGTATTTTACAGCATCCAGATACGCATATCCATAGCTTTCGCATGGTTCCAGATAACATCCTTCTCCCCATTCATTCCATGCATTGATAAAGATAAACCGTTCTTCTTCAGGGAAGTTTTCTACTGTGTAACGAAGTGTTTTCTGCAAATGAAATGAAAAGGCTTCGGGACTGGATTTATCAAAGACAAACGCTGCGGATTTATATCTTGGAGTGTTATCCCATTGTGGGAAAACACCCCGGAACAGTTTGTACTCAGGTTTTGGTTTGTTCAGCATGTTGATAATTGTTTTACGGTAATCAACTCTGCGTGGTTTGACTCCCGGGGCAAGCAAATCTCCTGTCATCCTCCAGTCCGGGGCAAATTCCACCGCAGCGTCAAAACCAAGCTCAGCAGGAGTATATCCCCAGCAAAAGGCTTCAACTTTAACCAGATACAGCTCAATTCCATGTTTGCCGGCTTCTTTTCGCCATAAATCTGTTATCGCTTTTGAGTCTGGTAGGTCCTCCGCCTGATGGACACAGACAACCGGACGGTCTTCTATGGTTATATACCTGGGATCTTTTAATGCAGGGATTAGATCAAGTATGAATTTTTTCATGCTTGATTTGGAGTAATCTTGCGCAATCAGGATTTTTTTGTCCTGCCCATACCAAGCCCTTGTCCATTCATGGTTGGCCCAGCAAATACAGAAAGGAAAGTTTGGTTTGCCGGATTCAAGCATGTTTTCAAGGGGGGTTTCGAGGAGCTTCTTACCCCCGAACCAGTAGTAGTAATAACAAAATCCATACAGACCATATCGTTTGGCCATTGCGGCCTGCATCGACTGAACTCTCTCACTGCGTAAATCGTAATATTCAAGAGGCTTGGCGGGAACCCGTGGTTGGATATGTCCGGTGAAACCGGGAACAGAGCTTGTTACATTATTCCATTCCGTAAATCCCTTGCCCCACCACTGGTCGTTTTCCGGAATGGGATGAAACTGAGGAAGGTAGAAGGCAAGCAGTTTCAACTGGTCCGAAACGAAATCCATAGGTCATTCTCCGCAGTTTATTCCCTTTTAGCGTCTTCAGCAGTACAGATTCCACCACTCAGGAGAAGGTACGTGTTAAGCAAATAGGGTGTAATTTCAAAAGTTAGAACTTGAAATTGCCAGCTTGATAATTCATGGTGCTTCGTCGATCAGGGGAGGTGTATTATAATTTTTCTGATGCTACAATGCTTCCGTAGGTTTAGCCAGCCTGAAATTAATCTCCTAATTGAACCTCGTTCCATTTCAAGTTATATGTTACAGATCAATTTTCTTTACCCAACGGAGAGAGTGTATGAAGTCTTTTAATGAGCAGTCCTTAAAAGAACAACTTGCTGAGATTGAAGCCGGGAAAAAAAAATATGCCCACGGCGGAAATTTGCGTCAACTGGCGGAGCGGGCCGGATGTCCTTCGTCTGAAGTTGTGGATTTTTCGGCTAACATTAATCCATTGGGTCCGCCTTCATGGCTGCAGCAGGAAGTGGTCCGGGCGCTGAGTGATGTAGACCGTTATCCTGACCCTGAATGCTCGGAACTTACTCTTACCGCATGTGAAAAATTCTCCGTCTGGCCTACGGAATGCGTTGCCGGTAACGGGGCTTCGGAACTGATTTGGGCCATTTCCCGGGTAGGGAGATTAAAAAGGGCGGTGATTCCTGTTCCCTGCTATGTGGATTACGAGCGGTCCTGCAAACTTGCAGGGCTTAAAACCGAGCATATACCGCTTGATCCGCAACGAAATTTCGCTCCTGATTTTGAAACTCTCTCGTCTTTTCTTGATTCCTCACCGGCTTTGGTTTTTCTGGCTCAGCCCAACAACCCTACCGGGACGGCTTTTGATCCTCAGGAATTAACGGCCCTTGCCCAAAAGCACCCTGATTCACGTTTCGTGATTGATGAATCTTTCGCTGATTTTGTTCCGGGGTTGAAACGGTTGGCCGGGCAGCGTCCGCCTAACGTTATCACCATTGTTTCCATGACCAAATTTTACGCCATTCCCGGTTTGCGGCTTGGGCTGGCTTTCGCTTCTCCGGATATCATCATGGAAATCAAAAACGCTTTGCCTTGCTGGTCAGTGAATATTCTGGCCCAAAGGGTGGGATTGCGCTGCCTGCGTGATGAGGAATACGAACGAAGAACAATTGAAACTACCACCCGCCTGCGTGATGATCTGGTACGGGGAATTCAGGAAATTCCCGGTATTCGGGCTTTGCCTTCACAGGCCAATTTTATGCTTTGTCAGGTACAGCGTGTGGGTATGGACGCAGGCGGTTTGATTGAGCATTTGATTAATAACAGGGTCGCCGTGCGTCATTGTGATAATTTTGACGGCCTTGATTCCACATATTTCCGCATTGCTGTGCGTACAGAGCAGGAGAATCGTGTGCTGCTTGACGGATTGCGCTCATTTTCCGGCATGTCGGTTTCCACCCCAAAAAAGAATAAAGTCCCGGCCCTGATGATTCAGGGAACCTGTTCCAATGCCGGGAAATCAATTTTGGCCGCCGCATTCTGCCGTATCATTTTACAGGATGGATATAAAGTAGCTCCATTTAAAGCGCAGAATATGTCGCTCAATTCTTATGTAACTGAAGACGGTCTGGAAATGGGAAGGGCACAGGTAACACAGGCCGCAGCCTGCAAGCTGGCGCCTGATGTACGCATGAATCCGGTGCTGCTCAAGCCGGGTAGCGACATCGGTTCACAGGTGATTGTCATGGGCAAGCCTGTGGGAAATATGAAAGTTCAAAAATACGTGGAATACAAACCCACAGCTTTTGAAGCGGTGAAAAAAGCGTACGATTCCTTGAGCGAAGAAGTGGAAGTTATGGTTATAGAGGGAGCCGGAAGTCCTGCCGAGATCAACCTCAAGCAGCATGACATCGTGAATATGGCCATGGCTGATTATGCCGAAGCGAAGGTGCTCATCGCCGGTGATATTGACCGGGGCGGAGTGTTTGCCTCCCTTGCCGGGACAATGGATCTGCTCGAACCTGATGAAAGAAAGCTTGTTTGCGGGTTTCTGCTGAATAAATTTCGCGGGGATGCATCGCTCCTGACTCCGGCTTTTGATTTTACGTTGGATCACACCGGTAAACCCGTGCTTGGAACCATTCCTTATATAAATGATCTGGGGCTGCCGGACGAGGATTCGGTATCATTCAAGGAGGATTTGAAGAAATCCGGGTCTAAGGGAAAACGCAAGGATTCAGTTGACATAGTTTGTATTGATCTGCCGCGCATATCAAATTTTACGGACATCGATTCACTCAAGGGAGAGCCGGATGTAAATCTGCGGGTGGTGGATAAGGCTTCAGATCTGGGTAAACCGGACGCAATCATTCTACCGGGCAGCAAATCGACTCTTTCAGATCTCAGCCATCTGCGTGAATCCGGTCTGGCAGAAGCCATCGCCGCATTGCGCGATAAAACGGTTATCGTAGGTATCTGCGGCGGTTTTCAGATGCTGGGTCAGTATATTAGCGATCCGGATGAAATAGAGACCGGCGGTTCCGCGGAAGGGCTCGGGCTGCTCCCGTTGCAAACAACCCTTGCCCCGGAAAAAACTTTGACCCGCACCGTGGGAATGCATTCCCAGAGTAAAAAGGAAGTGGTTGGGTATGAAATCCATCATGGCACTACCGAACCTCTCCTGCCCACTGTCCGGGCGGCAATCGTTCCTCAGGGTATCACCGGAGGAGTTTCTGTTTCCCGCGCTCTTGGTTTCGGGTCCAAGTCAGGTCTTATTTGGGGTACATATCTTCATGGTGTTTTTGATGCCGACGAATTCCGGCGCTGGTTTATTGATTTTCTGCGTAAGCGTAAGGGGCTGCCCAAGCTGGGTAGAGTTCAATCAGTTTTTAATATGGAAGAGGGGCTGGATCGTCTTGCCGATGTTGTCCGCAGGAATGTGGATATGCGAGCTGTTTACACTGCTTTGGGGCTGGGTGGTTAAATTGATTTTTTGTGCATATAGTTGTCGCTGCTACCCGAAATAGTGTAAATTCATATTTGGATGAACAGTATTCTGCTTTTGGAGGATCAATATGGCCGGGATAGAGTGGAACGAGAGTTTAAATCTTGGGATTAAAGAGCTCGATAAACAGCATAAGGAATTGATAGGCCTTGTTAATGATTTTCTTGATGCTTATGGAAAAGGCGAAAGCGCAGGTGCTGTTGATAAGATATTGAAACAGCTCAAAGAATACGCCGTGTATCATTTTAATGCTGAAGAAAAGTATATGGAAGAAATCGAATATCCCCATCTGGCTGAACATCGCCAACTCCACGCAGCACTTAAAAATAGCGTAAAATCGATGCAGTCCGCCAGATTTCACCTTGAGGAAGTAAGTGCTGAAGAGATTAAAGCCCTTTTATCCAAATGGCTTATTGAGCATATTCTGCGGGTTGATTACAAGCTTGTGCAGTTTGTGAAAAAAAGTGGAGGATAATTCGCGGAACCGGTTTGTCTTATTGAAAAGGATAAAAGCCCTTGCCTGATTTGTCGGCGGGGCTTTTGCTTTTTGGGCCTACTTCTTGCCTTGGGCGCGTAAACCGGATATCAAAAAGCCGATTATTAATTTAAATACCAATTTTTCAGTCTCGGATTTCCAATGATAGCAAAAGTTTCCTGTGCAGCCCTGATGGGCATTGATGCGTTTAAAGTTGATCTTGAAGTTGATCTGACCAGACAGGGCATGCCCGCATTCACCATGGTCGGGCTGGCTGAGGGCGCGGTAAAGGAAAGTAAAGAGCGCGTTTTTTCCGCTCTTAAAAACAGCGGATACCGTATCCCTCCTTCACGTATCACCGTTAATCTAGCACCGGCGGATATACGTAAGGCCGGTTCTGCATATGATTTACCACTTGCAGCGTCCTTGCTGGGGGCCGCCGGAGTGATCGACCAGTCTGCTATGGAAGGCTGGTTCATGGCTGGTGAGCTTTCTCTTTCCGGGGTGGTCAAGCCTGTGCACGGCGTGCTTTCTCTGGCAATAGAGGCCCGGCGCAAGGGTGCTCAGGGGCTGATTGTCAGTCCTGAAAATGTTAATGAAGCCGCAGTGGTTGAGGGACTTTCGGTTTACGGAGTGTCTACCCTTACACAGTTGGTTGATTTTCTCATAGGCAATACATCCCTTGAACCGGCTAAGGTTGATACGGATCTGCTCTGGTCCGGACGTCAGTCCTTCGGCATGGATTTTTCAGAAGTCAAAGGTCAGGAACACGCCAAACGGGCAATTGAAATCGGTGCTGCGGGGAATCATAATCTGCTTTTTATCGGCCCTCCTGGCAGTGGTAAAACCATGCTGGCCCGGCGAATTCCTACCGTGCTGCCTTCGCTGGTGTTTGAAGAAGCGTTGGAAGTAACAAAGATCTACAGTGTCTCCGGACAATTGGATCCTGATAAGTCTCTTATGGTTACCCGCCCTTTCCGGGCTCCTCACCATACCATTTCCGATGCGGGGCTTATCGGCGGAGGAGCTTATCCCAAACCGGGCGAAGTCTCGCTGGCACATCGCGGGGTTCTATTTCTGGACGAGTTGCCGGAGTTCAAGAAGAATGTGCTTGAAGTCCTGCGCCAGCCCCTTGAAGGGGGAGAGGTTACCATCTCCCGGGCGGCAATGTCCCTTTCATATCCGGCTGATTTTATGCTGGTGGCGGCTATGAATCCCTGCCCCTGCGGATATTCTACTGATGCCCGGCATGCCTGTACCTGTTCCGCCCAGTCGGTCAGCCGTTACCGCTCCAAGCTTTCCGGGCCGTTGCTGGACCGCATCGATCTGCAGATTGAAGTCCCCGCCGTAGAATATAAAGATTTACGGGATTCTTCCGGTCTGGATTCCGCGACTATGCGCTCGAATATTGAGCGGGTCCGGGAGATTCAGTCCGGGCGATACAAGGGCATGGGCATACTGACCAACAGTGAACTTTCCGGCTCTTCGCTGGAAAAATTTTGCAAGCTAGGTGAAGCGGAACACAATTTTCTGGGACAGGCTGTAAGCAGCTTGGGCCTTTCCGCACGGGCATATACCCGTATCCTGCGCATTTCACGGACAATTGCCGATTTAGCCGGTATGGAAATGATTCAGGTTGCCCATCTGGCTGAAGCTATCAATTACCGGAGTATGGATAGGCAGGGTTGATGTTTATGGATAAATCTAAAAATTTGTGGCGTTATTGGGCCACATCAGCTGTTGCCAAGTTCGTTTTGCTGTAATATTACCTACCTCACTGGTTATTTATGGGAGGGGTAATGAAACCGGTACTGAATACCTGTGTAGAGCAGCGCGAACTCTGGGATCAGGTCTTCACTGAATCTGAAAATTATTTCGGTGATCAACCCAGTCTTCTCGCACAAAAATCTCTGAAACTATTCAGAGAAAATAATGTTGCTTCCGTTCTTGAAACCGGCTGCGGTCAAGGACGGGATACTTTTCTTTTTGCCGAAAACGATATCTCCGTCACAGCGCTGGATTATTCCAGCAAAGCGGTTGATTCCGTCGCCGCCAGAGCCGCTTCTTCTTCGCTTTCTTCCCATATTGATCCCCAGTTGCTTGATATCCGTAAACCGCTCCCTTTTGAATCGGGATCATTTGATGCCTGTTATTCGCATATGCTGTTCTGCATGGAACTCACAATGGCCGAAATAGCCTGTGCGCTCAGTGAAGTGCATAGAGTTCTAAAACCGGGCGGACTGGTAATTTATTCCGTACGTTCTATCTTTGACCGTCATTACCGCGCTGGAGAACATCTGGGTGAGAATCTGTTTGAAGTAGGCAAGTTTGCGGTACACTTCTTTTATAAGGATAAGCTTGAGGAACTGGCCAGCGGATTTGAGATTAAATCCATTGAACGCATAGAGGAGGGCGCTTTGCCGCGTGACCTTTATTGTATTGTCATGGAGAAAAAGAATACCCGCTATGCACCGACATTTGAATCCTGTTCTCTCGAAGAGGGCAGGGCCGATAAAATACCATTTTCACGTAATCGAGCCCGGATGTGTGGGCCCGGCGAAACGTGATAGTCTCGCCATGCTTCAGTTGAAGTATTCAAATTTAAGATAGTATAAAAAAGGTCCGGAAAATATCCGGACCTTTTTTATGTTTGCGGAATAGTCTTTTAGAGAAGTTCTTTCAGGTTCGGTACAATCGAGGGCACATTCTTTTTATATTCAAGATAGTCCTTTCCGTAAGCTTCTTCCAGAATGCTTTCCTCTTCCGGTATGTAGTGCAGAAATTTGTAATACGCCACCACGCTCATACCGAAAAACAGCCATGCCTGAGTGGCAAGGGCGCTGCCGGGGAAGATAAATGCCATCCATGCAAAGTAGAGCGGATTACGTACAATTGCGAATGTCCCTGTTGTTTCCAGTCTTTGCTCATGAACGGCTTTTTTTATCGTGACGCCGCTGATAAAGAGAAAAGCTATTCCTATGCCAAGCAGTATGCCGCCCATGATATTGAAAGCGGCACCGGGCAGGAAGGTCATCAAAAAGATTCTCGGAAAGATAAGGGTAATGATTAATGCGGCAAGCCCATACACAATTGTAGGTTTAAAAATTTTGAGCCCGACTCCGATAATTGTCATCTTGCGTTCTTCCATAACCTGCTCCACTCATTTCAGATTTAATCAGCATATCCTTGCAGCTGGAGAGAATTGGGTAAGCCATCCGATTAAATATATCTTTGAATAGTTCCTGCAAAAGTGTCAACCCAAAACAGGTTTAAGGTCATCAATATTTCTAAGCCATTTTTATCATTACTGCGCTATTTGAGCAGTTAGTTTCTCGCTGATTAACCCTGTTTTCTTGGTGATTTCTTTCCAGAGATCTTTATAGGCAACTGCAGCGCTTGATTTTGCAGCAAACGCATGAAGCGGAGCACGTTCTATTCCCATTTTTTCAACATCGGCTCTTGCAGGGATAAAATTCTCACAAAAGTAATTTTTAAATTCTTTTTTGTTATCCCACATTATTTTTCTGTGGCCGCTCTTACGCCTGTCTACCATATTAAAGAATGGTATTAATTCTGCGCAGGTTTCGTTCATTGATGAGAGGTATTCTTTTACCTTTAGAAAGCTCTGTTGCGGCATTACAGCCGGGACGACAGGCATTAAGATATATTCAACGGTACTGAAAATAACTTCGGAAAGATTTGATATACTTGGCGGACAGTCAAATAGGAATAAGTCGTAATTTTCTTCAAATGAGCTGATTATCTTTTTCAGTTTTTTGCGTGATTTTTTGCTGTCATCCAGCACCATGTCCATATTGCGGTAGTCAAAACCAGCCGGAATAACCGAAAGATTTGCATAGGGCGTTGGTTCGACCATATTCTTGATCAATTTCTTGTCTTTGATTAATTTTTTTAGTTTCGTCTGTTCCAGCGGCTCAACTCCAAGATGAAAGGTTGCTGCTCCCTGCGGATCCAGGTCCCAGACCATTGTACGCACTCCGTTTGCAGCACTTAAATAGGCAAAGTTGACAGCAAAACTTGTTTTTCCGACCCCACCTTTCATATTGTAGCAAGCCATAGACTTCATCACAGAACCGCCTGATTAAAATTTTAAAATTTCTACCTTATTTAGTTACTGTTACAATTCTTTTTCATTAAAGTTGTTTTTGTATGATTTAACCTGCTCTATAGGTACTTATCTCTCAATATCTGCTGTTTAAATAAATAGACAGTACACATCTCTGTTAGCTGGCTGAAAATATTTTCCATATCCGGTTCATTGTTTTC is a window of Maridesulfovibrio sp. DNA encoding:
- a CDS encoding cobyric acid synthase, whose protein sequence is MKSFNEQSLKEQLAEIEAGKKKYAHGGNLRQLAERAGCPSSEVVDFSANINPLGPPSWLQQEVVRALSDVDRYPDPECSELTLTACEKFSVWPTECVAGNGASELIWAISRVGRLKRAVIPVPCYVDYERSCKLAGLKTEHIPLDPQRNFAPDFETLSSFLDSSPALVFLAQPNNPTGTAFDPQELTALAQKHPDSRFVIDESFADFVPGLKRLAGQRPPNVITIVSMTKFYAIPGLRLGLAFASPDIIMEIKNALPCWSVNILAQRVGLRCLRDEEYERRTIETTTRLRDDLVRGIQEIPGIRALPSQANFMLCQVQRVGMDAGGLIEHLINNRVAVRHCDNFDGLDSTYFRIAVRTEQENRVLLDGLRSFSGMSVSTPKKNKVPALMIQGTCSNAGKSILAAAFCRIILQDGYKVAPFKAQNMSLNSYVTEDGLEMGRAQVTQAAACKLAPDVRMNPVLLKPGSDIGSQVIVMGKPVGNMKVQKYVEYKPTAFEAVKKAYDSLSEEVEVMVIEGAGSPAEINLKQHDIVNMAMADYAEAKVLIAGDIDRGGVFASLAGTMDLLEPDERKLVCGFLLNKFRGDASLLTPAFDFTLDHTGKPVLGTIPYINDLGLPDEDSVSFKEDLKKSGSKGKRKDSVDIVCIDLPRISNFTDIDSLKGEPDVNLRVVDKASDLGKPDAIILPGSKSTLSDLSHLRESGLAEAIAALRDKTVIVGICGGFQMLGQYISDPDEIETGGSAEGLGLLPLQTTLAPEKTLTRTVGMHSQSKKEVVGYEIHHGTTEPLLPTVRAAIVPQGITGGVSVSRALGFGSKSGLIWGTYLHGVFDADEFRRWFIDFLRKRKGLPKLGRVQSVFNMEEGLDRLADVVRRNVDMRAVYTALGLGG
- a CDS encoding bacteriohemerythrin, producing MAGIEWNESLNLGIKELDKQHKELIGLVNDFLDAYGKGESAGAVDKILKQLKEYAVYHFNAEEKYMEEIEYPHLAEHRQLHAALKNSVKSMQSARFHLEEVSAEEIKALLSKWLIEHILRVDYKLVQFVKKSGG
- a CDS encoding YifB family Mg chelatase-like AAA ATPase: MIAKVSCAALMGIDAFKVDLEVDLTRQGMPAFTMVGLAEGAVKESKERVFSALKNSGYRIPPSRITVNLAPADIRKAGSAYDLPLAASLLGAAGVIDQSAMEGWFMAGELSLSGVVKPVHGVLSLAIEARRKGAQGLIVSPENVNEAAVVEGLSVYGVSTLTQLVDFLIGNTSLEPAKVDTDLLWSGRQSFGMDFSEVKGQEHAKRAIEIGAAGNHNLLFIGPPGSGKTMLARRIPTVLPSLVFEEALEVTKIYSVSGQLDPDKSLMVTRPFRAPHHTISDAGLIGGGAYPKPGEVSLAHRGVLFLDELPEFKKNVLEVLRQPLEGGEVTISRAAMSLSYPADFMLVAAMNPCPCGYSTDARHACTCSAQSVSRYRSKLSGPLLDRIDLQIEVPAVEYKDLRDSSGLDSATMRSNIERVREIQSGRYKGMGILTNSELSGSSLEKFCKLGEAEHNFLGQAVSSLGLSARAYTRILRISRTIADLAGMEMIQVAHLAEAINYRSMDRQG
- a CDS encoding class I SAM-dependent methyltransferase, which translates into the protein MKPVLNTCVEQRELWDQVFTESENYFGDQPSLLAQKSLKLFRENNVASVLETGCGQGRDTFLFAENDISVTALDYSSKAVDSVAARAASSSLSSHIDPQLLDIRKPLPFESGSFDACYSHMLFCMELTMAEIACALSEVHRVLKPGGLVIYSVRSIFDRHYRAGEHLGENLFEVGKFAVHFFYKDKLEELASGFEIKSIERIEEGALPRDLYCIVMEKKNTRYAPTFESCSLEEGRADKIPFSRNRARMCGPGET
- a CDS encoding isoprenylcysteine carboxylmethyltransferase family protein, translating into MEERKMTIIGVGLKIFKPTIVYGLAALIITLIFPRIFLMTFLPGAAFNIMGGILLGIGIAFLFISGVTIKKAVHEQRLETTGTFAIVRNPLYFAWMAFIFPGSALATQAWLFFGMSVVAYYKFLHYIPEEESILEEAYGKDYLEYKKNVPSIVPNLKELL
- a CDS encoding AAA family ATPase encodes the protein MKSMACYNMKGGVGKTSFAVNFAYLSAANGVRTMVWDLDPQGAATFHLGVEPLEQTKLKKLIKDKKLIKNMVEPTPYANLSVIPAGFDYRNMDMVLDDSKKSRKKLKKIISSFEENYDLFLFDCPPSISNLSEVIFSTVEYILMPVVPAVMPQQSFLKVKEYLSSMNETCAELIPFFNMVDRRKSGHRKIMWDNKKEFKNYFCENFIPARADVEKMGIERAPLHAFAAKSSAAVAYKDLWKEITKKTGLISEKLTAQIAQ